One Thiocapsa bogorovii DNA segment encodes these proteins:
- a CDS encoding CpsD/CapB family tyrosine-protein kinase — MERLKQALDRARAERAQGKPSETERLASSGGRAREPSRSTSTQTRDVVYQQTRGIEIDPRRLRDRRIVTPSMRDPAEAAYKVLRTTVLQKMRANGWNTLGVTGARQGNGKTLTTLNLAISLAREMNQTVLVADFDLCHPAVARYLLDEPVPGISDYLRGEKSISEILFNPGIERLVVLPGNEPMVDSSEKLSSPLVRDLVGELKTRYPDRFVLFDLPPVLAGDDVMAFAPNVDAFLLVVEDGVTTKDDLRRAYETLGASQLLGTVLNKAVGDHDTYAYA, encoded by the coding sequence ATGGAACGCTTGAAGCAGGCATTGGACCGCGCTCGCGCCGAACGGGCGCAGGGCAAACCCAGCGAGACAGAACGGCTGGCGTCTTCGGGCGGGCGTGCCCGCGAGCCGAGCCGGTCGACATCAACGCAGACTCGGGACGTCGTCTACCAGCAGACCCGCGGCATCGAGATCGATCCGCGCCGACTTCGTGACCGACGCATCGTCACACCCTCCATGCGTGACCCCGCGGAGGCCGCCTACAAGGTGCTGCGCACCACCGTGCTCCAGAAGATGCGAGCCAACGGTTGGAACACACTCGGCGTGACCGGCGCGCGCCAGGGCAACGGAAAGACCCTGACGACGCTCAATCTCGCGATCAGTCTAGCCCGTGAGATGAACCAGACCGTTCTGGTGGCGGACTTCGACCTCTGTCATCCGGCGGTCGCCCGTTATCTTCTCGACGAACCGGTCCCCGGCATCAGCGACTATCTGCGCGGCGAAAAATCCATCTCCGAGATCCTGTTCAATCCGGGTATCGAGCGTCTGGTCGTCCTCCCCGGAAACGAGCCCATGGTCGACTCGTCGGAAAAGCTCTCTAGCCCGCTGGTCCGCGACTTGGTCGGCGAGTTGAAGACGCGTTACCCCGATCGCTTCGTGCTGTTCGACCTCCCGCCCGTTCTTGCGGGCGACGACGTCATGGCGTTTGCCCCGAACGTCGATGCCTTCCTTCTGGTGGTGGAAGACGGCGTCACAACCAAGGACGATCTTCGTCGGGCCTACGAGACACTGGGTGCGTCGCAGCTGCTTGGTACCGTCTTGAATAAGGCGGTCGGCGACCACGATACCTATGCGTACGCCTGA
- a CDS encoding GumC family protein, translating to MAEHYQTQNIDDYVATLKRRRWQIIVPALVIFLAAAAVAVGLPAVYRSTGTILIEQQEIPSDLVQSTVTSYAGERVQIVSQKVMTAENLGRIMERYDLYSDIRRDFGLAYAVREMQKDIELETISANVADARGGRAQQVAIAFSLSFDHPSPEVAQAVANEIIQLFLEENVRDRKETAQKTSDFLEQEARKLSGQIDVLEKQLAEFKEAEGHRLPELMNFNLERMKSTEERLRNQEESIRTLEQQRMYLQSELASTEPYAAMFSSTGERVMTPADRLRVLEAEYVSLAARYSPTHPDRVRVERELAALRKAVGTSDTENLGRQLVQQQAELRSALDRYSEEHPDVKRLQRAVAATRAELGKQGNGASDWVPGVSDANNPSYVQLQTRLAAIEADLRSARVTRDELLASLKEYEQRITDSPQIEREYKTLTRDYNNAVTSYQDILEKLSAARLAEALETESRGERFSLIEPPPLPRKPYKPNRLGLLFLGFVLSVGGGMGHAVVREAMDKRIYGPKIVQSIIGSSPLAVIPFIETEADQRLRSRRVMMLSGAVAGAIALGVLLVHLFVMPLGDIAATLTGASDPSETSTAVEQ from the coding sequence ATGGCCGAGCACTACCAAACCCAAAACATCGACGACTACGTCGCGACCCTGAAGCGGCGCAGATGGCAAATCATCGTGCCTGCTTTGGTGATCTTCCTCGCTGCCGCCGCGGTCGCCGTCGGGCTCCCCGCGGTCTACCGCTCCACAGGGACGATCCTCATCGAGCAGCAAGAGATCCCGAGCGATCTCGTCCAGTCGACCGTGACGAGCTACGCCGGCGAGCGCGTGCAGATCGTCAGCCAAAAGGTGATGACCGCCGAGAACCTCGGTCGGATCATGGAGCGCTACGATCTCTATTCGGATATCAGGCGCGATTTCGGCCTGGCGTACGCCGTGCGCGAGATGCAGAAGGACATCGAGCTCGAAACGATCAGCGCCAATGTCGCCGACGCGCGCGGAGGGCGCGCTCAGCAGGTTGCGATCGCCTTCTCGCTGTCGTTCGATCACCCGTCACCGGAGGTCGCGCAAGCCGTAGCCAACGAGATCATTCAGTTGTTCCTCGAGGAGAACGTTCGCGACCGCAAGGAAACGGCACAGAAGACGTCCGACTTCCTCGAGCAAGAGGCGCGTAAGCTCTCCGGACAGATCGACGTGCTCGAGAAGCAGCTCGCGGAGTTCAAGGAGGCTGAGGGCCATCGCCTGCCCGAGTTGATGAACTTCAACCTCGAGCGCATGAAGAGCACGGAGGAACGTCTGCGGAATCAGGAGGAGTCGATCCGCACGCTCGAGCAACAGCGCATGTATCTTCAGTCGGAGCTCGCCTCGACCGAGCCTTATGCTGCGATGTTTTCCTCGACGGGCGAGCGGGTGATGACACCGGCCGATCGTCTGCGCGTCCTGGAAGCCGAGTATGTCAGTCTAGCCGCTCGCTATTCGCCGACACACCCAGATCGAGTCCGCGTCGAGAGAGAGCTGGCGGCACTGCGCAAGGCCGTCGGTACCTCCGACACCGAGAATCTCGGCCGTCAACTCGTGCAGCAACAGGCCGAGCTTCGGTCCGCGCTTGATCGTTATTCCGAGGAGCATCCGGACGTCAAACGTCTCCAACGGGCCGTCGCGGCGACGCGTGCGGAGTTGGGCAAGCAAGGAAATGGCGCCAGCGATTGGGTCCCCGGCGTATCGGACGCGAACAATCCCTCGTACGTTCAGCTTCAAACGCGCTTGGCGGCAATCGAAGCCGATCTACGCTCGGCGCGCGTCACGCGAGACGAGCTTCTGGCCAGCTTGAAGGAGTATGAGCAGCGGATCACGGATAGTCCGCAAATCGAACGCGAATACAAGACGTTGACCCGTGATTACAACAACGCCGTCACGAGCTATCAGGATATTCTCGAAAAGCTGAGCGCCGCTCGGTTGGCCGAGGCCTTGGAAACCGAGAGTCGAGGCGAGCGCTTCTCGCTGATCGAGCCGCCGCCTCTCCCACGCAAACCCTACAAGCCCAACCGGCTGGGTTTGCTTTTCCTGGGGTTCGTGCTTTCGGTCGGCGGTGGTATGGGGCATGCCGTGGTTCGCGAGGCGATGGATAAACGCATCTACGGACCCAAGATCGTTCAATCGATCATCGGCTCATCGCCCCTCGCCGTGATTCCATTCATCGAGACCGAGGCAGATCAGCGCCTGCGCTCGAGACGAGTCATGATGCTGAGTGGCGCCGTCGCGGGCGCAATCGCTTTGGGTGTGTTGCTCGTTCATCTCTTCGTGATGCCCTTAGGCGACATTGCCGCAACGCTCACCGGTGCATCGGATCCGTCCGAAACCAGCACAGCTGTTGAACAATAG
- a CDS encoding porin family protein, with translation MTAGRRTEVSDIGLGLTVNSKQYADASDLDRTNGSLAFISSYQLDRHRLGLNADLDYDSTLTSEEATTGFVQVNKRRSRFVVRPTWAYQITERATLDTGLSYEDVSYEDVNQIPLSNYTFARANVTIGYQISERMQLVGQTAYDNYESTADGTRTTSVGVEAGLRYLLSETSSIRALAGVRHSDAETPIEDGVDDTDSFGPIFQLEWTKDFIVGGVELLAERSLLPSGRGTLLDTTGITLGFDYPISPLWTFGLNASAYRNRNPGGEISGNDRDYVDVSPRLGRRLSESLSLDLSYRLRWQKREIIAEDAVSNAIFLSVNYKWPREPLRRFSTLR, from the coding sequence GTGACGGCGGGGCGCCGGACGGAGGTCAGCGACATCGGCCTGGGTTTGACGGTCAACAGCAAGCAATACGCGGATGCGTCAGACCTCGACCGAACGAACGGCTCGCTCGCTTTCATCTCCAGTTACCAGCTTGACCGTCATCGTTTGGGGTTAAATGCGGATCTCGACTACGACTCGACGCTGACCAGCGAAGAGGCGACAACAGGTTTCGTGCAGGTCAATAAGCGGCGGAGCCGGTTCGTGGTTCGGCCTACTTGGGCCTACCAGATCACCGAGCGCGCGACGCTCGATACAGGGCTGAGCTACGAAGACGTCTCCTATGAGGACGTCAACCAAATCCCGTTGTCGAACTACACCTTTGCAAGAGCGAATGTGACAATCGGCTACCAGATCAGCGAGCGTATGCAACTCGTCGGTCAGACAGCTTACGACAATTACGAATCCACTGCCGACGGCACTCGGACGACCAGCGTCGGGGTGGAAGCGGGTCTGCGATATCTACTGTCGGAGACCTCGTCCATCAGAGCACTCGCCGGTGTTCGACATTCGGATGCGGAGACGCCGATCGAAGATGGCGTGGACGACACGGACAGCTTCGGGCCGATTTTTCAACTGGAATGGACGAAAGACTTCATCGTCGGCGGCGTCGAGCTCTTGGCGGAGCGATCCTTGCTGCCGAGTGGCCGAGGCACCCTCCTCGATACCACCGGCATCACGCTGGGCTTCGACTATCCCATCAGCCCCCTGTGGACGTTCGGCCTGAACGCTAGCGCCTATCGCAACCGAAATCCGGGCGGTGAGATCTCCGGGAACGACCGCGACTACGTCGACGTGTCGCCAAGACTCGGACGTCGTTTAAGCGAATCCCTGAGTCTTGATCTCAGCTATCGTCTCCGTTGGCAGAAGCGCGAGATCATCGCCGAGGATGCGGTGTCGAATGCTATCTTCCTGAGCGTCAACTACAAGTGGCCGAGGGAACCCCTCCGCCGTTTCTCAACGTTACGGTAG
- a CDS encoding polysaccharide biosynthesis/export family protein, which produces MKLELPCIRRVADVGTALCAMLMLVGIAAASIADAAVPQQGYELRPGDIVAVSVWQEPGLEQLVLVRPDGGISFPLAGDLRAEGLTLEELGAVLKQRLSKFIPDPVVTVTLQEIPGNRIYVIGKVNKPGDFAIIARDVTVMQALSMAGGLTPFADEKKIKVLRVENGQQRSIPFDYRRIRRGEDLEQNIPLQAGDVIVVP; this is translated from the coding sequence ATGAAACTGGAACTGCCGTGCATTCGTCGCGTTGCTGACGTGGGAACAGCGCTTTGCGCCATGCTCATGCTGGTCGGCATCGCGGCTGCGTCCATCGCCGATGCGGCCGTGCCGCAACAGGGTTACGAGCTGCGTCCCGGCGATATCGTCGCCGTGTCGGTCTGGCAAGAGCCGGGTCTCGAGCAACTCGTGCTCGTCCGGCCGGACGGCGGCATATCCTTTCCATTGGCCGGCGATCTAAGGGCCGAAGGCCTGACCCTGGAGGAGCTCGGCGCGGTACTTAAGCAGCGCCTCTCAAAGTTCATCCCGGACCCTGTCGTGACGGTGACGCTTCAGGAAATCCCCGGTAACCGCATCTACGTCATCGGGAAGGTCAACAAGCCCGGTGATTTTGCAATCATCGCCCGGGATGTAACAGTCATGCAGGCCCTTTCGATGGCTGGTGGGCTAACCCCGTTCGCAGACGAGAAAAAGATCAAAGTCCTCCGAGTGGAAAACGGTCAACAACGTTCGATTCCGTTCGACTACCGTAGGATACGCCGCGGAGAAGACCTCGAGCAAAATATCCCGTTGCAGGCCGGCGACGTCATTGTCGTGCCCTGA
- a CDS encoding PKD domain-containing protein has product MNTQHTLRVATLAQSRFYQWSFGLWAMLFILAMSANVTASDLTLAWNGVDDSRVAGYELHYGEASGNYSKSVQSSTNSQSVSGLEAGKTYYFAVKAFNSDRSLDSAFSNEVSTTIPYPAPEAGFTMSASSGVAPLTVAFSDTSTSKVDNWQWSFGDGATSSQSSPKYTFTTPGTYTVSLMVSGPGGAALQPAKAVVTVATPAPFAAFETNASAGQAPFAVQFTDRSTGVIDSWEWDLGDGNTSNERSPNHVYLKAGEYLASLRVKGAGGVSAQAATAKISVVVPPPVAGFSESATSGVAPMSLVFTDVSRGDVSACEWDFGDGGRATGSQAVWTYQEPGTYSVTLKVSGAGGSDVMTKTNLVTVAGPPPVADFDAVSRVGNAPLSVAFRDLSSGEISRVTWNFGDGQTSGEPNPTHVYDEAGSYDVTLSVTGPYGDHVMTKSGFVEVKPEDGTLPIEVGEVVVDHNWQWVEFGRSFVDPVVVANPSSFNDAEPAVVRISGIESDGFWVRIQEWDYLDGKHAFETLTYVAMEKGSHVLPSGERIEAGTLTQSGRWYSSFGFAEAFPTVPVVFASVSSVNDAKAVSARVRDITAQGFRLRLDEQESFTAGHGAESISYIAWQPSKGTVDGLQFAVSIKANAVTDQPSTLSFGAGFTETPVFLADMQTANGGDPTALRHANLSASDVELRAEEEQSKDAETKHVAESVGWAIFQAADETPAIIEVGEVVVDHNWQWVEFGRSFVDPVVVANPPSFNGSEPVVVRISGIESDGFWVRIQEWDYLDGKHAFETVTYVAMEKGSHVLPSGERIEAGTLTQSGRWYSSFGFAEAFPTVPVVFASVSSVNDAKAVSARVRDITAQGFRLRLDEQESFTAGHGAESISYIAWQPSKGTVDGLQFAVGIKANAVTDQPSTLSFGAGFTETPVFLADMQTANGGDPTALRHANLSASDVELRAEEEQSKDAETNHVAESVGWAVFQ; this is encoded by the coding sequence ATGAACACTCAGCATACACTACGGGTAGCCACTCTCGCTCAATCGCGATTTTATCAATGGAGCTTCGGCCTTTGGGCGATGCTCTTTATCCTCGCCATGTCGGCAAACGTTACAGCTTCGGATCTCACCCTGGCCTGGAACGGGGTCGATGACTCCCGTGTCGCAGGATACGAGCTGCATTACGGCGAAGCGAGCGGAAACTATTCCAAATCAGTGCAGTCTTCGACCAACAGTCAGTCCGTCAGCGGGCTGGAGGCCGGCAAGACCTACTACTTCGCGGTCAAGGCATTCAACTCCGATCGCTCGCTGGACAGCGCCTTCTCCAACGAGGTCAGCACCACGATTCCCTATCCGGCACCCGAAGCCGGATTTACGATGAGTGCAAGCTCGGGTGTGGCGCCATTGACCGTGGCCTTCAGCGACACCTCCACCAGCAAGGTCGACAACTGGCAGTGGAGTTTCGGAGACGGAGCCACCAGCAGCCAGTCCTCGCCGAAATACACCTTCACGACACCCGGCACCTACACCGTAAGCCTCATGGTCAGCGGACCCGGCGGCGCGGCGCTGCAGCCGGCAAAGGCCGTTGTCACGGTTGCCACTCCGGCGCCGTTCGCCGCGTTCGAAACGAACGCCAGTGCCGGTCAGGCTCCCTTTGCCGTTCAATTCACCGATCGCTCCACCGGCGTAATCGATTCCTGGGAATGGGATCTCGGCGACGGGAACACCAGCAATGAACGTTCACCGAATCATGTCTATTTGAAAGCGGGTGAATACCTCGCGAGTCTTCGCGTGAAGGGCGCGGGAGGCGTCTCCGCGCAAGCAGCGACGGCCAAGATCAGCGTTGTGGTTCCTCCTCCGGTCGCCGGTTTCAGTGAGAGTGCCACGAGCGGCGTTGCCCCGATGTCACTGGTCTTCACCGACGTGTCCAGGGGCGACGTCAGTGCTTGCGAATGGGACTTCGGCGATGGCGGGCGTGCCACGGGATCGCAAGCGGTTTGGACCTATCAAGAGCCGGGAACCTATTCGGTCACTCTGAAGGTTAGCGGCGCCGGCGGATCCGACGTCATGACCAAGACCAACCTCGTAACCGTTGCCGGTCCTCCCCCGGTCGCGGACTTCGACGCGGTGAGCCGCGTCGGCAATGCGCCGCTGAGCGTGGCCTTCCGAGATCTGTCCTCGGGCGAAATCTCGCGGGTGACCTGGAACTTCGGCGACGGGCAGACCAGCGGCGAACCCAATCCGACCCATGTCTACGATGAGGCCGGTAGCTACGACGTCACGCTGTCGGTCACAGGGCCTTATGGCGATCACGTCATGACCAAGAGCGGCTTTGTCGAAGTAAAGCCTGAAGACGGAACCCTGCCGATCGAAGTCGGCGAGGTCGTGGTCGATCACAACTGGCAGTGGGTTGAGTTCGGTCGGTCGTTCGTCGATCCGGTCGTCGTGGCCAATCCGTCGAGCTTCAACGATGCAGAGCCGGCCGTGGTACGCATCTCCGGTATCGAGTCGGACGGCTTCTGGGTCCGCATCCAGGAATGGGATTACCTCGACGGAAAACACGCCTTCGAGACCCTGACCTACGTGGCGATGGAGAAGGGCAGTCACGTACTGCCGAGCGGCGAACGCATCGAGGCGGGTACTCTGACGCAGTCCGGTCGCTGGTACTCGAGCTTCGGGTTCGCCGAAGCCTTCCCGACGGTGCCGGTGGTGTTCGCCTCGGTGAGCAGCGTTAATGATGCCAAGGCGGTATCGGCACGGGTCCGCGACATCACGGCGCAGGGTTTCCGGCTGCGGCTGGACGAGCAAGAGTCGTTCACGGCCGGTCATGGCGCCGAGAGCATCAGCTACATCGCCTGGCAGCCTTCAAAGGGTACGGTGGACGGGTTGCAGTTCGCGGTCAGTATCAAGGCCAACGCCGTGACCGATCAACCCTCGACCCTGAGCTTCGGCGCCGGCTTCACCGAGACTCCGGTGTTTCTGGCGGACATGCAGACGGCCAACGGCGGCGACCCGACGGCACTGCGCCATGCCAACCTCAGTGCGAGCGACGTGGAGCTTCGAGCTGAAGAAGAGCAGTCCAAGGACGCCGAAACCAAACACGTTGCAGAGAGCGTGGGCTGGGCCATCTTCCAAGCCGCAGACGAGACTCCGGCGATCATTGAAGTCGGCGAGGTCGTGGTCGATCACAATTGGCAGTGGGTTGAGTTCGGTCGGTCGTTCGTCGATCCGGTCGTCGTGGCCAATCCGCCGAGCTTCAACGGCAGCGAACCGGTCGTGGTGCGCATCTCCGGTATCGAGTCGGACGGCTTCTGGGTCCGCATCCAGGAATGGGATTACCTCGACGGAAAACACGCCTTCGAGACCGTGACCTACGTGGCGATGGAGAAGGGCAGTCACGTACTGCCGAGCGGCGAACGCATCGAGGCGGGTACTCTGACGCAGTCCGGTCGCTGGTACTCGAGCTTCGGGTTCGCCGAAGCCTTCCCGACGGTGCCGGTGGTGTTCGCCTCGGTGAGCAGCGTTAATGATGCCAAGGCGGTATCGGCACGGGTCCGCGACATCACGGCGCAGGGTTTCCGGCTGCGGCTGGACGAGCAAGAGTCGTTCACGGCCGGTCATGGCGCCGAGAGCATCAGCTACATCGCCTGGCAGCCTTCGAAGGGTACGGTGGACGGGTTGCAGTTCGCGGTCGGTATCAAGGCCAACGCCGTGACCGATCAACCCTCGACCCTGAGCTTCGGCGCCGGCTTCACCGAGACTCCGGTGTTTCTGGCGGACATGCAGACGGCCAACGGCGGCGACCCGACGGCACTGCGCCATGCCAACCTCAGTGCGAGCGACGTGGAGCTTCGAGCTGAAGAAGAGCAGTCCAAGGACGCCGAAACCAACCACGTTGCAGAGAGCGTAGGCTGGGCGGTCTTCCAGTAG
- a CDS encoding UDP-glucuronic acid decarboxylase family protein: MGYGLRKRVLVTGGAGFLGSHLCERLLADGHDVICLDNFFTGTKDNVIHLLDRPHFEILRHDVTFPLYVEVDEIYNLACPASPIHYQHDPVQTTKTSVHGAINMLGLAKRIKAKIFQASTSEVYGDPKVHPQVESYWGHVNPIGLRSCYDEGKRCAETLFFDYRRQHNLRIKVARIFNTYGPRMHPNDGRVVSNFIVQALRNQPITIYGGGSQTRSFCYVDDLIEAFVRLMDTPDDFTGPVNVGNPNEFTILELATKVIELTGSRSELTYKPLPSDDPTQRQPDISLARSAMGWEPEVPLATGLQRTIAYFDELLGKTPAG; this comes from the coding sequence ATGGGTTACGGGCTGAGAAAGCGAGTTCTGGTGACCGGTGGCGCGGGTTTTTTGGGGTCCCATCTGTGCGAGCGATTGCTCGCCGATGGCCATGACGTCATCTGCCTGGACAACTTCTTCACCGGCACCAAGGACAACGTCATCCACCTGCTGGATCGGCCGCACTTCGAAATCCTGCGCCACGACGTAACCTTCCCGCTCTATGTCGAGGTCGACGAGATCTACAATCTCGCCTGTCCTGCATCCCCCATCCATTATCAACACGATCCGGTGCAGACCACAAAGACCTCGGTCCACGGCGCGATCAACATGCTGGGGCTCGCCAAACGCATCAAGGCGAAGATCTTCCAGGCGTCCACGAGCGAGGTCTACGGCGATCCGAAGGTGCACCCGCAAGTCGAAAGTTACTGGGGACACGTCAACCCCATCGGACTGCGCTCCTGTTACGACGAAGGCAAACGCTGCGCGGAGACCCTCTTCTTCGATTATCGCCGGCAACACAATCTACGCATCAAGGTCGCACGGATCTTCAATACCTACGGCCCGCGGATGCACCCCAACGACGGACGGGTCGTCTCGAACTTCATCGTCCAAGCCCTTCGCAATCAACCCATCACCATCTACGGTGGCGGATCCCAGACCCGATCCTTCTGCTATGTCGACGATTTGATCGAGGCTTTCGTGAGGCTCATGGATACGCCGGACGACTTCACGGGCCCCGTGAACGTCGGCAATCCGAACGAGTTCACGATCCTCGAACTGGCAACCAAGGTCATCGAGTTGACCGGCTCCCGCTCGGAGCTGACCTACAAGCCGCTTCCGAGCGATGATCCCACACAGCGCCAGCCGGACATCAGCCTCGCCAGATCCGCAATGGGTTGGGAGCCTGAGGTGCCTCTTGCCACCGGACTTCAGCGCACGATTGCCTACTTCGATGAACTGCTGGGTAAAACTCCCGCCGGATAA
- a CDS encoding glycosyltransferase family 4 protein yields the protein MTSRAPPKVAIFPWGDVVEEFLDPIGLDLEDFAHRMTGGWLFGYVAAFRSLGWDAVIVCASERLTTPRCLTHAETGAAIWAVPGRRSIARRDSIKSARQILRTPWRAFGRILRAEDCSIVLVQEYEYARFDALALLSRLFGLPVFATFQGGDLTLSRLEARTRPWTLRLAQGLIVPSTRERERLARTYKASNLRIADIPSPIDADEWRASSRSKCRSELGLPEQALVVVNHGRIDMNRKGLDVLLAAWSAFSDEHPPALLVVLGSGPDQAAFGEAIDRSGAKGIIWENAYSTDRPRLRRWLSAADIYVTTSRVEGMPVAPLEAMACGLPVVASRAHGLPDIFRDGEASGGILVDCEDSTGVADALSRLAEAPELRAELGRAARACIETRFAVSVVAGALSRFMVESRSVA from the coding sequence GTGACATCACGCGCTCCTCCCAAGGTTGCGATTTTCCCCTGGGGCGATGTGGTGGAGGAGTTCCTCGATCCAATCGGGCTGGACCTCGAGGATTTCGCGCATCGGATGACCGGCGGCTGGCTCTTCGGCTATGTCGCGGCGTTCCGGTCGCTCGGCTGGGATGCCGTCATTGTCTGCGCCTCCGAGCGGCTGACAACCCCCCGGTGCCTGACCCATGCCGAGACGGGTGCCGCCATCTGGGCGGTACCCGGGCGTCGCAGCATCGCCCGTCGCGACTCGATCAAAAGCGCGCGACAGATCCTACGCACGCCTTGGCGTGCCTTCGGGCGGATCCTGCGTGCCGAGGATTGCTCGATCGTCTTGGTGCAGGAGTACGAGTACGCGCGCTTCGACGCGCTCGCTCTGCTCTCGAGGCTGTTTGGTCTGCCGGTGTTCGCGACCTTTCAGGGCGGGGATTTGACACTGTCGCGTTTGGAGGCGCGCACTCGGCCATGGACGTTGCGTCTGGCGCAGGGCCTCATTGTGCCCTCCACACGTGAGCGCGAGCGCCTGGCCCGGACCTATAAGGCATCGAACCTGCGGATCGCCGATATTCCGAGCCCGATCGACGCCGACGAGTGGCGCGCGTCCTCTCGATCGAAGTGCCGGTCCGAGTTGGGGCTGCCGGAGCAGGCACTGGTGGTCGTCAATCACGGTCGCATCGACATGAATCGCAAGGGATTGGATGTCCTTCTTGCGGCTTGGTCGGCGTTCTCGGACGAGCATCCGCCAGCACTCCTCGTCGTCCTGGGCTCGGGACCGGACCAAGCTGCGTTCGGCGAGGCCATCGACCGGTCCGGCGCCAAAGGCATCATTTGGGAAAACGCTTATTCGACCGATCGCCCGAGGTTGCGTCGTTGGCTCTCGGCCGCGGACATCTACGTGACGACCTCGCGCGTCGAGGGGATGCCGGTGGCCCCGTTGGAAGCGATGGCCTGCGGCTTGCCCGTTGTCGCGAGCCGAGCACATGGCTTGCCGGACATCTTCCGCGACGGCGAGGCATCGGGCGGCATTCTGGTCGACTGCGAGGATTCGACGGGTGTTGCAGACGCCCTGTCCCGCTTGGCCGAGGCGCCGGAGCTTCGTGCCGAGCTCGGCCGGGCTGCTCGAGCCTGCATCGAGACACGTTTTGCGGTTTCCGTGGTTGCCGGGGCCCTTTCTCGCTTCATGGTCGAATCAAGATCCGTAGCCTGA
- a CDS encoding class I SAM-dependent methyltransferase, protein MTDGLFYREKMRAIHRIAPDRSGPGSTPARVLEIGGGRSGLASLLYPDARATTLDRDRSLLGQGPSADTADPVCADACRLPFPDGAFDVVTLFDVLKHIEDDALAAREALRVTCPGGWLLLSTPGADWHYPYYRVMRRWCPPESSLMQEWGHVRRGYRKDVLAVLFGAKPTASATFINPLTVFYHDIAFSNLGRRKRRLLYAVAAPMTLLGYLLHQRKTPGTEIAMAWQKPDTAGEGART, encoded by the coding sequence TTGACCGACGGCCTGTTCTACCGCGAGAAGATGCGTGCCATCCATCGCATTGCGCCCGATCGGTCGGGTCCCGGGAGCACGCCCGCGAGGGTGCTCGAGATCGGGGGAGGGCGCAGCGGTCTCGCGAGTCTGCTCTATCCCGACGCCCGGGCGACGACGCTTGACCGAGATCGTTCGTTGCTGGGGCAGGGTCCGTCTGCAGACACGGCCGATCCGGTGTGCGCCGATGCCTGTCGGCTGCCCTTTCCCGACGGCGCATTCGATGTCGTGACCCTCTTCGACGTGCTCAAGCATATCGAAGACGATGCGTTAGCGGCGCGCGAGGCCCTACGTGTCACGTGTCCGGGCGGGTGGCTTCTCTTGTCCACCCCCGGAGCCGATTGGCACTATCCCTACTACCGCGTCATGCGTCGCTGGTGTCCGCCCGAGTCCAGTTTGATGCAGGAGTGGGGTCACGTGCGTCGCGGCTACCGCAAGGACGTCCTCGCCGTACTGTTCGGCGCAAAGCCCACAGCCTCCGCGACCTTCATCAACCCGCTCACGGTCTTTTATCACGACATCGCCTTTTCGAATCTGGGTCGACGTAAACGTCGGCTGCTCTACGCCGTTGCGGCTCCGATGACGCTCCTCGGCTACCTTCTGCATCAACGGAAAACGCCGGGCACCGAGATCGCGATGGCCTGGCAAAAGCCCGACACGGCGGGCGAGGGAGCAAGGACGTGA